A section of the Candidatus Eremiobacterota bacterium genome encodes:
- a CDS encoding NADH-quinone oxidoreductase subunit B yields the protein MLTTVDSVARWAQASSVWPLTMGLACCAIEMMTATAPEYDIARLGSEVFRASPRQADLMIVSGRVSKKMGPIVKRLYDQMPEPKWVISMGACASSGGVFDNYAIVQGVDTIIPVDVYVPGCPPTPDGLLYAVNLIQQQIKAGGRGGVLARA from the coding sequence CTGCTCACGACGGTCGACTCGGTCGCGCGCTGGGCGCAAGCCTCCAGCGTCTGGCCGCTGACGATGGGGCTGGCCTGCTGCGCGATCGAGATGATGACCGCCACCGCGCCCGAATACGACATCGCGCGGCTCGGCTCCGAGGTCTTCCGGGCCTCGCCGCGGCAGGCCGATCTGATGATCGTCTCGGGCCGCGTCTCGAAGAAGATGGGACCGATCGTGAAGCGGCTCTACGATCAGATGCCCGAGCCGAAGTGGGTGATCTCGATGGGAGCCTGCGCCTCCAGCGGCGGCGTCTTCGACAACTACGCGATCGTGCAAGGCGTCGACACGATCATCCCGGTCGACGTCTACGTGCCGGGCTGCCCGCCGACGCCCGACGGTCTGCTCTACGCCGTCAACCTCATCCAGCAGCAGATCAAAGCCGGCGGCCGCGGCGGCGTCCTCGCCCGCGCCTGA
- a CDS encoding ammonium transporter — MSAGDTAWVLASAALVMLMTPGLGFFYGGLVRRKNVLSTVMHSFFILCLISVQWVLWGYSLAFGPDWKGLGIIGDLSWIGLNGVGTKPNPDYSATIPHQAYMVFQLMFAVITPALISGAFAERKRFKAFVLFSLLWATFVYDPLAHWVWGHGGWLNKLGALDFAGGTVVHISSGVSALVAAWVLGKRITHKTGEEVEPHDIPMVVLGCALLWFGWFGFNAGSALAANGLAVSAFVNTNTAAAMAALTWLTISWAHKGVPSVVGATAGAVAGLVAITPAAGYVTPGASILIGLIVSLVCYGAVMLRDKMNVDDALDVWAVHGVGGTVGALATGLFATVAINAGAANGFFYGNPAQLKVQAIAVSAAWIFSGAMTFVILKVVNVIVPLRVTEREEAMGLDLSQHSEIAYSPS, encoded by the coding sequence ATCAGTGCCGGCGACACCGCCTGGGTCTTGGCATCGGCCGCCCTCGTCATGCTGATGACGCCGGGGCTCGGCTTTTTCTACGGCGGCCTCGTCCGCCGCAAGAACGTGCTTTCGACCGTGATGCACAGTTTCTTCATCCTGTGCCTGATCAGCGTGCAGTGGGTGCTGTGGGGATACTCGCTGGCGTTCGGACCCGATTGGAAAGGGCTCGGCATCATCGGCGACCTCTCGTGGATCGGCCTGAACGGGGTGGGGACGAAACCGAATCCGGACTACTCGGCGACGATCCCGCACCAGGCGTACATGGTGTTCCAGCTGATGTTCGCGGTGATCACTCCGGCGCTGATCAGCGGCGCGTTCGCGGAGCGCAAGCGGTTCAAGGCGTTCGTGCTGTTCAGCCTGCTGTGGGCGACGTTCGTCTACGACCCGCTCGCGCACTGGGTGTGGGGACACGGCGGCTGGCTGAACAAGCTCGGCGCGCTCGACTTCGCGGGCGGTACGGTCGTGCACATCTCCTCCGGCGTCTCGGCGCTCGTCGCCGCGTGGGTGCTCGGCAAGCGGATCACGCACAAGACGGGTGAGGAGGTCGAGCCGCACGACATCCCGATGGTCGTGCTCGGCTGCGCGCTGCTGTGGTTCGGCTGGTTCGGCTTCAACGCCGGCAGCGCGCTGGCGGCGAACGGGCTCGCGGTCAGCGCGTTCGTCAACACGAACACCGCCGCGGCGATGGCCGCGCTCACGTGGCTGACGATCTCGTGGGCGCACAAAGGCGTGCCGAGCGTCGTCGGCGCGACGGCCGGCGCCGTCGCCGGTCTGGTCGCGATCACACCTGCGGCCGGCTACGTCACGCCCGGCGCGTCGATCCTCATCGGTCTGATCGTTTCGCTGGTGTGCTACGGCGCGGTGATGCTGCGCGACAAGATGAACGTCGACGACGCGCTCGACGTGTGGGCCGTGCACGGCGTCGGCGGGACGGTGGGCGCGCTCGCGACCGGCTTGTTCGCGACGGTCGCGATCAACGCGGGCGCCGCGAACGGCTTCTTCTACGGCAACCCGGCGCAGCTCAAGGTGCAGGCGATCGCGGTGAGCGCGGCCTGGATCTTCAGCGGCGCGATGACGTTCGTCATCCTCAAGGTCGTCAACGTGATCGTCCCGCTGCGCGTCACCGAGCGAGAGGAAGCGATGGGACTCGACCTCTCGCAACATTCCGAGATCGCCTACAGCCCCTCATAA
- a CDS encoding iron ABC transporter permease — MRLAALAALVPLAMLAGVAFGGAALAPDALLNALLHPSSGGDAATIVWQLRVPRVVLAAVVGGALAFAGTLLQALLRNPIVDPYLTGVASGAGASIAIAATLGVAPVLIPPLGFVSGLATAVLVAVLARRGPRLDAERLVLAGISLSALLSAVVALALERLARGTASEAILAWLAGSLAGRGWSDLGAATPEVILGALIGAAAIPALNVLRLGEGRAAALGVDVTRLQWALLVASTLLTAAAVALAGLLGFVGLVVPHLARRVVGPDLRALVPASVLVGAALVVLADAFARTLAAPAEIPLGVLLAFVGVPTFLVLYLRGAAHAYA; from the coding sequence GTGAGGCTGGCGGCGCTCGCCGCGCTGGTCCCGCTCGCGATGCTGGCGGGCGTCGCGTTCGGCGGCGCCGCGCTCGCGCCCGACGCGCTCCTCAACGCGCTGCTCCATCCCTCGTCGGGCGGCGACGCGGCGACGATCGTGTGGCAACTGCGCGTGCCGCGCGTCGTTCTCGCCGCGGTCGTCGGCGGCGCGCTCGCGTTCGCCGGCACGCTGTTGCAGGCGCTGTTGCGCAACCCGATCGTCGATCCGTATCTGACCGGCGTCGCGAGCGGGGCCGGCGCTTCGATCGCGATCGCCGCGACGCTCGGCGTCGCACCGGTGCTGATTCCGCCGCTGGGATTCGTCTCCGGGTTGGCGACGGCGGTGCTGGTCGCGGTTCTCGCGCGGCGCGGTCCGCGGCTCGACGCGGAACGGCTGGTGCTGGCGGGCATCTCGCTTTCCGCGCTGTTGTCGGCGGTCGTCGCGCTCGCGCTCGAGCGGCTCGCGCGCGGCACCGCGAGCGAAGCGATCCTCGCCTGGCTCGCCGGCTCGCTCGCCGGGCGCGGCTGGTCCGATCTCGGCGCCGCCACGCCTGAAGTAATTCTCGGCGCGCTGATCGGCGCCGCGGCGATTCCGGCGCTCAACGTGCTGCGGCTCGGCGAAGGACGCGCCGCCGCGCTCGGCGTCGACGTCACCCGCTTGCAGTGGGCGCTGCTCGTCGCCTCGACGCTGCTGACCGCGGCCGCGGTCGCGCTCGCGGGGCTGCTCGGTTTCGTCGGGCTGGTCGTCCCGCATCTCGCGCGGCGCGTCGTCGGCCCCGATCTGCGCGCGCTCGTTCCGGCGAGCGTGCTGGTCGGCGCAGCGCTCGTCGTGCTCGCCGACGCGTTCGCGCGCACGCTTGCGGCACCGGCTGAGATCCCGCTCGGCGTGCTGCTCGCGTTCGTCGGCGTACCGACGTTCTTGGTGTTGTATTTGCGCGGTGCCGCACATGCGTACGCTTGA
- a CDS encoding trypsin-like peptidase domain-containing protein has translation MIGRAVRNAVLACAAAAALAGCAPREQAKSTERDRYVSAYEQLHPSVVLFTMKIPADDPKRKGEWDDAYGSGVVVESGSWGSRILTDAHVIADAKDLVATVDDGPHAPARVVATTGESDDLALVDAPLKNMKPAKLGTIANLEPGTAIGVLGYPIPDAFDDEHLGRTVSLYTGRVASVRKGALELDVAIIPGESGGPVFDVSTGEVIGIAESRFEEERAIGFATPIDAATRFLAAHRRTTAASRR, from the coding sequence GTGATCGGGCGCGCGGTGCGCAACGCCGTGCTCGCGTGCGCGGCCGCCGCGGCATTGGCCGGCTGCGCGCCGCGCGAGCAAGCGAAGAGCACCGAGCGCGACCGCTACGTCAGCGCGTACGAGCAGCTTCACCCCTCCGTGGTGTTGTTCACGATGAAGATTCCCGCCGACGATCCGAAGCGCAAGGGCGAGTGGGACGACGCGTACGGGAGCGGAGTGGTCGTCGAGAGCGGTTCGTGGGGCTCACGCATCCTTACCGACGCGCACGTGATCGCCGACGCGAAAGACTTGGTGGCGACGGTCGACGACGGACCGCACGCGCCCGCGCGCGTCGTCGCGACGACCGGCGAGAGCGACGACCTCGCGCTCGTCGATGCGCCGCTCAAAAACATGAAGCCCGCGAAGCTCGGCACCATCGCGAACTTGGAACCGGGAACAGCGATCGGCGTCCTCGGCTACCCGATCCCCGACGCCTTCGACGACGAGCACCTCGGCCGCACGGTCTCGCTCTACACCGGCCGCGTCGCGAGCGTGCGCAAAGGCGCGCTCGAGCTCGACGTCGCGATCATCCCCGGCGAGAGCGGCGGCCCCGTCTTCGACGTCTCGACCGGCGAGGTCATCGGCATCGCCGAGTCGCGCTTCGAGGAAGAGCGCGCGATCGGTTTCGCCACCCCGATCGACGCCGCAACCCGCTTCCTCGCCGCCCACCGCCGAACCACCGCCGCTTCAAGACGCTAA
- a CDS encoding ABC transporter ATP-binding protein, translating to MTLALERVEIERGGRTLLRDVSLALEGGLVALVGANGVGKTTLLRTMAGALAPAAGSVRLDGVAVRALDARERAKRIALVDPTEPVLAALSVADAVAAARFPHHRWWEWEATEHDAAVVDDALARTRLTPFRARELGTLSAGERQRVWIALAIAQRAAVVLLDEPTSHLDLKASVETLQLVRELAEDGALVVAVLHQLEEAAAFADRVVVLGCEGVVADGPPERALTAESIARAYGVAVTVERRPGGLAFHRNAVPR from the coding sequence GTGACGCTCGCCCTCGAGCGCGTCGAGATCGAGCGCGGCGGCCGAACGCTGCTGCGCGACGTCTCGCTCGCGCTCGAGGGCGGCCTCGTCGCGCTGGTCGGCGCCAACGGCGTCGGCAAGACAACGCTGCTGCGCACGATGGCGGGCGCGCTCGCGCCGGCCGCCGGAAGCGTGCGTTTGGACGGCGTCGCCGTGCGCGCGCTCGACGCGCGCGAACGCGCCAAGCGGATCGCGCTGGTCGATCCGACCGAACCGGTTCTCGCCGCGCTGAGCGTCGCCGACGCGGTTGCGGCGGCGCGCTTTCCGCACCACCGCTGGTGGGAGTGGGAGGCGACCGAACACGACGCGGCCGTGGTGGACGACGCGCTGGCGCGCACCCGGCTTACGCCGTTTCGCGCGCGGGAGCTGGGAACGCTCTCCGCCGGGGAGCGGCAGCGGGTCTGGATCGCGCTCGCGATCGCGCAGCGCGCCGCGGTCGTGCTGCTCGACGAGCCGACGTCGCACCTCGACTTGAAAGCCTCGGTCGAGACGCTGCAACTCGTCCGCGAGCTCGCGGAGGACGGCGCGCTCGTCGTCGCGGTGCTGCACCAGCTCGAAGAGGCTGCCGCGTTCGCCGACCGCGTCGTCGTGCTGGGGTGCGAAGGCGTCGTCGCGGACGGCCCGCCGGAACGCGCGCTGACCGCCGAGTCGATCGCGCGCGCGTACGGCGTCGCGGTGACGGTGGAGCGCCGGCCCGGCGGCCTGGCGTTCCACCGCAACGCCGTCCCGCGCTGA
- a CDS encoding ABC transporter substrate-binding protein translates to MIVRTAALAALMALASCAPPRYTTEVKMIAGPPVNRVVSLVPSMTEDLFAVGAGDKVVGVSTFTDYPPQAKRLPVVATFASIATERIVALHPDLAIGIDAQDRLAGDLRRAHVQVLLLRDDGYDDIFRNLIQIGAATGHTGDALALIKHLRARTQELVRSVKPRARKPAVFVVLGNVPVYTVGHGSYIEHLIELAGGRNAAGDVRAPYARYSAEALVARQPDLLIVDPDIHLNEALSRPPWNALRAVKQHRVYTLPNAAILERPGPRYNQGLAWLIATIERAALSNHR, encoded by the coding sequence GTGATCGTTCGCACCGCCGCACTGGCCGCGCTGATGGCGCTCGCGTCGTGCGCGCCGCCGCGATATACGACAGAAGTGAAGATGATCGCCGGGCCGCCGGTGAACCGCGTCGTCTCGCTGGTTCCGTCGATGACCGAAGATCTGTTCGCGGTCGGCGCGGGCGACAAGGTGGTCGGCGTCTCGACGTTCACCGACTATCCGCCGCAGGCGAAGCGGTTGCCGGTCGTCGCCACGTTCGCGTCGATCGCCACCGAACGCATCGTCGCGCTGCATCCAGACCTGGCGATCGGGATCGACGCGCAGGACCGGCTCGCCGGCGACCTGCGGCGCGCGCACGTTCAGGTGCTGCTCCTGCGCGACGACGGCTATGACGACATCTTCCGCAACCTGATCCAGATCGGCGCGGCGACCGGACATACCGGCGATGCGTTGGCGCTGATCAAGCACCTGCGCGCGCGGACGCAAGAGCTCGTGCGCAGCGTCAAGCCGCGAGCGCGCAAGCCTGCGGTGTTCGTCGTGCTCGGCAACGTCCCGGTCTACACGGTCGGCCACGGCTCGTACATCGAGCACCTCATCGAGCTGGCCGGCGGCCGCAACGCCGCCGGCGACGTGCGCGCGCCGTACGCGCGCTACAGCGCCGAAGCGCTCGTCGCGCGCCAGCCCGATCTCCTGATCGTCGATCCGGACATCCATCTGAACGAAGCGCTGAGCCGACCGCCGTGGAACGCGCTGCGCGCGGTGAAGCAGCACCGCGTCTACACCCTTCCCAACGCCGCGATCCTGGAACGCCCCGGCCCGCGCTACAACCAGGGCCTGGCGTGGCTGATCGCAACGATCGAGCGCGCCGCGTTGTCTAACCACCGTTGA
- a CDS encoding carboxypeptidase regulatory-like domain-containing protein codes for MTGRLVDANHQDQPIPNATIQIGTQVMRISPADKGAFTVNSVPTGTQTITISSPGYNTYTAQVVVRKDQTSELGLIGLQSTTGL; via the coding sequence GTGACCGGGCGGCTGGTCGACGCCAACCATCAGGACCAGCCGATCCCGAACGCGACGATCCAGATCGGCACCCAGGTCATGCGCATCTCGCCGGCCGACAAGGGCGCGTTCACCGTGAACAGCGTCCCGACCGGGACGCAGACGATTACGATCAGCTCGCCGGGCTACAACACCTACACGGCGCAAGTCGTCGTCCGCAAGGACCAAACCAGCGAGCTCGGCCTGATCGGCCTCCAGTCGACCACCGGACTGTAG
- a CDS encoding TonB-dependent receptor: MHFRTSAALCAALIALAGAPALAQSAPEPSPSPSSSTAGLGEIGRVSTSDRRDEPAGATSKTTYVVTKAEIVRRGFTTVAAALEDVPGVVVTRNGPVGSFAGVALRGTGTNQTLVLVDGRPLAGAQIGTIDLGALPTAGVERIEIVEGSGATLYGTGAIGGVINIVTVPPNRRETLATVSAATFGENALVIDAPNIAFERRVARNDFAFPAVGSDPAGVRTDVDLASTSLRGRTTTHLGAFGLALDAGIVARHLGVPGTVAFVTPNARQDDVTADARASFTHATRRAALTLDLSGTRESLVYRDPVAAESFTGAPFALLNVESRLQLSLRDVVQNEGGALVYGVDLAHGADRIDAGDGSPPAHGFAQTAVYAQDQLRLTRTLRAYAGLRAERDGAQGGALAPSLGGTWSIGDGLALRANASTAFRAPTAVDLYYPGFSNPNLHPERTKNLDLAFDAANVLGGASLGWFVTAGNDLIVATSSSVENVQRASIAGFTLDVRTRPLNGVTARVNFTDLYRAQNFTAAEQRLPRRPVIVSNVELAYAAAPRALLAAAGLVAHSVGRNADPFGAAPPFTRVDAYARLRLAPRALLSLRVYDLGGERYEDVGGFPMPGRTFAVELSTR, encoded by the coding sequence ATGCACTTCCGCACCTCCGCGGCACTCTGCGCCGCCCTTATCGCACTCGCCGGCGCGCCGGCGCTCGCGCAGTCCGCGCCCGAGCCAAGCCCCTCGCCCTCATCTTCGACCGCCGGGCTCGGCGAGATCGGCCGCGTCTCGACCAGCGACCGCCGCGACGAGCCGGCCGGCGCGACCAGCAAGACGACGTACGTCGTCACCAAAGCCGAGATCGTGCGGCGCGGTTTCACCACCGTCGCCGCCGCGCTCGAAGACGTGCCCGGCGTCGTCGTCACCAGAAACGGGCCGGTCGGCTCGTTCGCCGGCGTCGCGCTGCGCGGAACCGGCACGAACCAAACGCTCGTGCTCGTCGACGGGCGCCCGCTGGCCGGCGCGCAGATCGGCACGATCGACCTCGGCGCGCTGCCGACCGCCGGCGTCGAGCGCATCGAGATCGTCGAAGGGAGCGGCGCGACGCTGTACGGCACCGGCGCGATCGGCGGCGTCATCAACATCGTGACCGTGCCGCCAAACCGGCGCGAGACGCTCGCGACCGTTTCGGCGGCGACGTTCGGCGAGAACGCGCTGGTGATCGACGCGCCGAACATCGCCTTCGAGCGGCGCGTCGCGCGCAACGACTTCGCGTTTCCCGCCGTCGGCAGCGATCCGGCCGGCGTGCGCACCGACGTCGACCTCGCCTCGACGTCGCTGCGCGGGCGCACCACCACGCATCTCGGCGCGTTCGGTCTCGCGCTCGACGCCGGCATCGTCGCGCGCCATCTCGGCGTGCCGGGCACGGTCGCGTTTGTGACCCCGAACGCGCGCCAAGACGACGTGACCGCCGACGCGCGCGCCTCGTTCACGCACGCCACGCGGCGCGCCGCGCTCACGCTCGACCTCAGCGGAACGCGCGAGTCGCTCGTCTACCGCGATCCGGTCGCCGCGGAGAGCTTCACCGGCGCGCCGTTCGCGCTGCTGAACGTGGAGTCGCGGCTGCAGCTCTCGCTGCGCGACGTCGTGCAGAACGAGGGCGGCGCGCTCGTCTACGGCGTCGACCTCGCGCACGGCGCCGACCGCATCGACGCGGGCGACGGCAGCCCGCCGGCGCACGGCTTCGCGCAAACGGCGGTCTACGCACAGGACCAGCTGCGGCTGACGCGCACGCTGCGCGCGTACGCCGGTCTGCGCGCCGAGCGCGACGGCGCGCAAGGCGGCGCGCTGGCGCCTTCGCTCGGCGGAACGTGGAGCATCGGCGACGGTCTCGCGCTGCGCGCGAACGCTTCGACCGCGTTCCGCGCGCCGACCGCGGTCGACCTGTACTACCCCGGTTTCTCGAACCCGAACTTGCATCCCGAGCGCACGAAGAACCTCGACCTCGCGTTCGACGCGGCGAACGTGCTCGGCGGTGCGAGCCTCGGCTGGTTCGTCACCGCCGGCAACGATCTGATCGTCGCGACGTCCTCGAGCGTCGAGAACGTGCAGCGCGCGTCGATCGCCGGCTTCACCTTGGACGTGCGGACGCGGCCGCTGAACGGCGTGACCGCGCGGGTGAACTTCACCGACCTCTACCGCGCGCAGAACTTCACCGCCGCGGAGCAGCGGCTGCCGCGCCGGCCGGTGATCGTCTCGAACGTCGAGCTCGCGTACGCCGCCGCGCCGCGCGCGCTGCTCGCGGCGGCCGGGCTCGTCGCGCACTCGGTCGGGCGCAACGCGGATCCGTTCGGCGCGGCGCCGCCGTTCACGCGCGTCGACGCGTACGCGCGTTTGCGCCTCGCGCCGCGCGCGCTGCTCTCGCTGCGCGTCTACGATCTGGGTGGCGAGCGCTACGAAGACGTCGGCGGGTTTCCGATGCCGGGACGCACCTTCGCGGTGGAGCTCTCGACGCGGTGA
- a CDS encoding NADH-quinone oxidoreductase subunit A, with the protein MVGVDQPPGHRAALGHALGVGVLAALGAQQGHRGKRDQTEDGGAPGQVRVYLQVVSPYGPVAIYLAVAFAASLGFCILPGLLAKKKPNPVKSEAYECGVEPTSDVSGRFPVKFYLIAMLFVIFDVEAASFYPWAVQMHALRLFGLAEMLIFVIVLAVGYAYVWKRGGFAWR; encoded by the coding sequence ATGGTTGGCGTCGACCAGCCGCCCGGTCACCGAGCCGCGCTCGGTCACGCCCTCGGGGTTGGGGTTCTCGCAGCCCTTGGCGCCCAGCAAGGTCACCGCGGCAAGCGCGACCAGACCGAGGACGGAGGCGCGCCGGGTCAAGTTCGTGTATATCTTCAGGTCGTGTCTCCCTATGGTCCGGTCGCTATCTATCTCGCCGTCGCGTTCGCGGCTTCCCTCGGGTTTTGCATCCTCCCGGGTCTTCTCGCCAAGAAGAAGCCGAACCCCGTGAAATCGGAAGCGTACGAGTGCGGCGTCGAGCCGACCTCCGACGTCTCCGGGCGCTTCCCGGTGAAGTTCTACCTGATCGCGATGCTGTTCGTGATCTTCGACGTGGAGGCGGCCTCGTTCTATCCCTGGGCCGTGCAGATGCACGCGCTGCGGCTCTTCGGCCTGGCCGAGATGCTGATCTTCGTGATCGTGCTCGCCGTCGGCTACGCATACGTGTGGAAGCGAGGCGGTTTCGCGTGGCGCTGA
- the hflX gene encoding GTPase HflX: MQEHRRLYPTGPAAQRALVVAVDLQDPQRPLAPELAEFVALAKAAGAAVVGEVVQKLSHVDPATLVGSGKAREIAERAEELNADVLFVFNDLRPRQRNNLEKVIPLPIVDRTMLILDIFAQHAHSREGQLQVELAQLRYRQSNLIGVGAALSRLGGGVGTRGPGETKLETDRRRIAQRVTHLQRQLEDVRKQRGTRRAGRGRDPFVALVGYTNVGKSSLLNRLAGTGQGEGAFVADQPFATLDPTLRRAYVAPGTNVRLADTVGFITALPQELVNAFRATLEELDAADVLLHVHDAANPDWPRQKASVEAILRELKLEEKPVIEVFNKIDRIDAAGRAALPPNAIEVSASTGEGIDKLRAAVAQRVEPSR; the protein is encoded by the coding sequence GTGCAAGAACACCGGCGTCTCTATCCGACCGGACCCGCGGCCCAGCGTGCGCTCGTCGTTGCGGTCGACCTGCAGGATCCGCAGCGGCCGCTCGCGCCCGAGCTGGCCGAGTTCGTCGCGCTCGCGAAGGCGGCCGGCGCGGCGGTCGTCGGCGAGGTCGTTCAGAAGCTCTCGCACGTCGATCCGGCGACGCTGGTCGGGAGCGGGAAGGCGCGCGAGATCGCCGAGCGAGCCGAAGAGCTGAACGCCGACGTGCTCTTCGTCTTCAACGACTTGCGGCCGCGCCAGCGCAACAACTTGGAGAAAGTCATCCCGCTGCCGATCGTCGACCGCACGATGCTGATCCTCGACATCTTCGCGCAGCACGCGCACTCGCGCGAGGGACAGCTGCAAGTCGAGCTGGCGCAGCTGCGCTACCGGCAGTCGAACCTCATCGGTGTCGGAGCCGCGCTTTCGCGGCTGGGCGGCGGCGTCGGAACGCGCGGCCCCGGCGAGACGAAGCTCGAAACCGACCGCCGCCGCATCGCGCAGCGCGTCACGCATCTGCAGCGGCAGCTCGAGGACGTTCGCAAGCAGCGCGGGACGCGCCGCGCCGGTCGCGGGCGCGATCCGTTCGTCGCGCTGGTCGGCTACACCAACGTCGGCAAGTCGTCGCTGCTCAACCGGCTCGCCGGGACGGGCCAAGGCGAAGGCGCCTTCGTCGCCGACCAGCCGTTCGCGACGCTCGACCCGACGCTGCGCCGGGCCTACGTCGCGCCCGGCACGAACGTGCGCCTCGCCGACACCGTCGGCTTCATCACCGCGCTGCCGCAAGAGCTGGTCAACGCGTTCCGCGCGACGCTCGAAGAGCTCGACGCGGCCGACGTGCTGCTGCACGTCCACGACGCCGCGAATCCCGACTGGCCGCGCCAGAAAGCCTCCGTCGAAGCGATCCTGCGCGAGCTGAAGCTGGAGGAAAAGCCGGTCATCGAGGTCTTCAACAAGATCGATCGGATCGACGCCGCCGGGCGCGCGGCGCTGCCGCCGAACGCGATCGAAGTCAGCGCCTCGACCGGCGAAGGGATCGACAAGCTGCGCGCCGCGGTCGCGCAACGCGTCGAGCCGAGCCGGTGA